In the Sandaracinus amylolyticus genome, CGCGAGCGACGACACCGCGAGGACGAGCGCGACGGCGAGGCGACGTGACCAGCCCACGAGCGGCTACGTAGCCGCGCGCCTCCCGATTCGTTGTCCTTCGCGAGGTGACGCGTCCTCGCCTCGGGGTGCGCGCTGGCGCGCCACATCAATGACCGAGGCGATCACACGCCCCGGTCGACCCCGCGAAGCACGCGCTCTCGAGCCCGGCACGATCCATCGCGTCGAGCTCGGCATCGCTGAACGTCGGCGGCGGCGCGGGCTCGGCGGGCGCCTCCTCGGGCTCGGCGGGCGGAGGCACCGGCTCGACGTGCACCGCCGACGGATGCGGCTCGGGCGGCGTCGACGCGCTCGGCCCGCACGCGATCGCGACGAGCGCGATCCCGATCGCGATCGCGCGCATCACGCCTCGCTCGCGCAGGCGCGCCGCACCTGCTCGTAGACCGCGGGATGGTTCTGCAGCTGGTGGTGCATCACGCCGCCGAAGTGCTGCACGTCGATCGGGAACGTGCGGTGCGCGAGGCGCTCTCCACACGCGCTCGGCGAGAGCACGAGCAGGTCGCCGATCACCTTGGCCACGAGGTGATCACGATCCTCGGTGACCGTCGCGGAGAGGAAGTGATAGGTCGCGTGATCGAGCAGCGGGATCTCGCGGCACGCGTCCTCGCGCAGCGCGTCGGGATCGCGACCGAGCCAGTCCTCGTCGACCAGCTTTCCGCGCCCGAGATCCTTGATGCCCGCGCTCCGTGCCTCGATGAGCCGTGCCGGGATGCGGGTGCCCGGCGTGTCGATCGCGCCGAGCACGCGCGCCGCGACCAGCCCCACGCGCTCGAGCGGCGCGCCGTGGTGCGGCGATCCGAGGCTGATCACCCGCTTCACCTTCGCGGTCCACACGAGCCCTTCTTCGCTCGCGTAGTGACACGCGCTGCGCACCACCAGCCCGCCCATGCTGTGCCCGACGAGCACGATCTCGTCGATCGGCACCGGGTACGCGTCGACTAGCAGCGCGATCTCGCGCGCCAGGCGCCGGCCGTTCTCCGACACGTGCCGACCGGTGTTGTAGCGAGCGAAGATCGGCGTGTACCCGAGGTCGCGCGCGAGCATCGTCCCGAAGCTCGCGGCGGGATCGCCCCAATACGCCTCGGACTCGAGGCACCACGACCACTCGGTCGCCATGAGCCCGTGCACCAGCACGACGATCTTCGAGGTCGCGCCCTCGAGCACCCGCGCGACCGCCGCGCGATCGACCTCCGCCTCGAGCGGCAGGTAGGTGTCGGCGTGACGGAGCTGCATGCCGAGGTCGAGCCCGTTCGAGCGCGCATAGAGCCGATCGCCGATCGCGCCGTTCACGATGCCCATCGCCGCGTCGCCGATCCCACGCATCGTGCGCAGCGCGTCGGAGCGCATCGGCACCGCGGGATCCTCGACCGGCAGGCCCTTCATCCGCACCGCGTGCTCGGCCGCGTCGAGGCCGACGTCGGTCACCACCTCGACCGCGCGGTTCACCGCGCGGATCGTCGCGAGCACGCCGTGCGTGGTCACGCGCCTCACCTCGTCGACCGCGCGCGCCGGCTCCGCGAGCGGCTCGATCGCGCCGAGCACGCGCATGACCGATCGCGAGGTGGACTCGTGCCCTTCCTCGACCAGCTCGGTCGTCGCGTCCACCGCGTCGTGGACCAGCGCCTTCAGACCCCGCCAGCGTCGCATCGTCGCGTCCTCCCCGGCGCAGTGTACGCGCGGCGCGAGCACGACGTGAGCGTCGCGATCCGGGGCGTAGATCCGAGCGAGGGAGGTGCGACGTGCGATTCGAGGATCGGATCGATGCAGGGCGGCAGCTCGCGCGACGGCTCCAGCACCATCGCGCGAGCGGGCCGGTGGTGGTCGGGCTCACCCGCGGCGGCGTGCCGGTCGCGGCCGAGGTCGCGCGGGCGCTGGGCGCGGAGCTCGACGCGCTCGTGGTGCGCAAGCTCGGCGCGCCGATCCAGCCCGAGCTCGGCATGGGCGCGATCGCCGAGGGCGGAGGCCGGTGGGTCGATCCGTCGATCGTCGCGATCACCGGCACCACCGAGGACGAGCTGGTCGACGTCGAGACGCGCGAGCGCGCGCTGATGCAGCGACGCATCACGCAGTACCGCGCCGCGAAGCCGCGCGTGCCGCTGCGCGATCGCACGGTGATCCTGGTCGACGACGGCATCGCGACGGGCGGCACCGTGCGCGCGGCGCTGCAGTCGATCCGCAACGAGAAGCCGCGCTCGATCGTGCTCGCGGTGCCGGTCGCGGCGGTGTCGACGCTCGAGGCGCTCGAGCACCTCGCCGACGAGGTCGTGTGCGTGGAGCCGCGCCACGATCTGCACGCGATCGGGCTCTGGTACCGCGACTTCTCGCAGGTCGACGACGGCGAGGTGGTCGCGGCCCTGCGCGCGGCGCGCGGCGGGCGCGAGCAGACGACCTCGCCCTGATCACGCGCCTCGTCGCTTCTTCTTCGGTCGCGCCGCGTCGATCACCGCGGCGCGGAATCGCGCCGCGACCGCGTCGTGGTGGGTGCGATCGTGCCAGAGGAGCTGCATCTCGAAGCGCATCGCGGGGATCGGGATCGGCATGATCACGAGCTCGAGGCGGGGCGCCAGGGCCTCCGCGATCCGCCGCGGGATGCCGGCCACGAGATCGCTCTGCGCGACCACCATCGCGGCCGCGGTGAAGGTCGGCACCGTGACCACGATGTCGCGCGCGAGCCCTCCGCGGCTCAGCGCGTCCTCGGCGACACGATGGCCGACTCCTCCTCGACCGAGCGCGAGGTGCACGTCGACGTGGCGCAGCGCGCGGAACCGCTCGGACGTCATCTTCCCGCGCAGGATCGGGTGCCCGCATCGCGCGACGAGCACTCCGGCCTCTTCGTAGAGCGGCGCGGTGTGCAGCCCGTTCGCGGCCTCCGCGGGCCCGATCGCCGCGTCGATCTCGCCGCCCGCGAGGCCTCCGGTCGAGATCAACGTGTCGATGCTGACGACGCGCAGGCGCGCCCGCGGCAGGCGCTCCGCGAACGTCGGCACGATGCGCGGCAGCGTCGCGATCTGATCGGGATCCGCGAGCGCCAGCGTCAGCTCCCGCGCGCTCTCCGCGGGATCGCTCTCGCCGCCCTGCACCACCAGCGTCAGGTCGCCCACGGCGCGCGCGAGCCGCGGCGCGAGCTCGAGCGCGCGGGGGGTGGCGACGAGGCCGCGCCCGCTCCGCACCAGCAGCGGGTCGTCGAGCTGGGCCCGCAACCGCGCGAGCGCGTTGCTGATCGCCGGCGGCGTGACGTGGAGACGGCGCGCGGCGCGCGTGACCGAGCGCTCCTCGAGCACCACGTGCAGCATCAGGAGCAGGTTCAGATCGATCGCCGACAGATTCATGGCGGTGAACATCGATATCACGACCATTCACTGGTGGGAAACGATCGCTCCACCCACCATCGACTCGTCCGCACCAAGGAGAGTCGAGATGAAGGCGCTGATCATCGGTGGTGGTATCGCTGGCCCCGTGCTCGCGACGTTCCTGCGTCGCATCGGCGTCGAGGTCTCGCTGCGCGAGGCGCGCCGCGGTGCCGCATCGTCCGAGGGGAGCTTCCTCGGCGTCGCGCCCAACGGCATGAACGTCCTGAAGGAGATCGGCGTCGACCACGAGGTGCACGCGCGCGGCGCGGTGTGCGAGGGCTTCCAGTTCCTCGGCGCCGAGGGCGACCGGATCGCGACGATCGACGGTCGCGACCACGAGGATCGGTACGGCGCGCGGCTCGTCATCGCGAAGCGCGGCGACCTCCACGAGGTGCTCCTCGACCGCGCGCTCCGCGCCGGCACCGACGTGCGCTTCGGCGCGCGCCTCGCCAACCTCGACCGCAGCGATGCGCGCTTCGTGGTCGCGCGCTTCGAGGACGGCACCGAGGAGACCGCGGACTTCGTGATCGGCTGCGACGGCCTGCGCTCGCGCGTGCGCTCGATCGCGCTGCCCGACTCGCCCGCGCCCGCCGCGCTCGGGCTGGTCGACTTCGGCGGCTACGCTCGCTGCGATCACGCGCCGCTCGAGGTCGGCTGGAACGTGATGCTCTTCGGGCATCGCGCGTTCTTCGGCGCGTTCAAGCGTCCCGACGGCGAGATCTGGTGGTTCCACAACGGCGCGAGCGACGCCGAGGGCCAGGGCACGACGCGCGAGCGCATCCTCGCGCTGCACGAAGAAGATCCGGAGTGGGTGCGCGACGTGATCCGCGCGACGCCGCAGATCGCCGGGCCCTGGACGTTCCACGACATCGAGAGCCTGCCCTCGTGGCACCGCGGGCGGGTGTGCGTGATCGGCGATGCCGCGCACGCGACCTCGCCCAGCGCGGGGCAAGGCGCCTCGCTCGCGCTGGAGGACGCGATGGAGCTCGCGCGCTGTCTGCGCGACGCGGGCGAGCCGACGAAGGCGTTCGCGATGCTCGAGGCGCGACGACGTGCGCGGGTCGAGACGATCGTGAAGCAGGCGCGCCGCAACGGCTCGGGCAAGGCGGTGGCGAGCCCGATCGCGCGCTGGGCGCGCGACCGGATGCTCCCGTTCTTCCTGAAGCTGGGCGCGTCGGCGCAGCACGAGCAGTACGCGTATCGAGTCGCGTGGGACGCGCCGGCGGCGTGACGTCGCTCAGGGCGCGGGACGCTCGACGCGCGGCTGCGAGATCGCGGCGAGCGTGCGCGCCACGTCTGCGAAGAGGTGCTCGAGGGTGCGGCGGACCGGGTTCTTGCCGCGGCCACGCGCGAGGTCGCCGAGCGAGACGACGCCGATGACGCGCCCACGATCGTCGACCACCGCGAGGCGTCGCACCTGAGCGCTCGACATCGTGCGCTCCGCGGTCGCGATCGAGTCGCTCGCGCGGCACGTCCGCACGTCGCGCGACATCACCGACTCGATCGACATGTCGCTCAGCTTCGCGCCGCGGGTGTACGCCGCCATGCAGATGTCGCGATCGGTGACCATCCCGACCGGCGCGCCCGCGTCGTCGACCACGGGCACGACGCCGCAGTCCTGCTCCCACATGATCCGTGCCGCGGTGGAGACGTCGTCCTGGGGCGCGCAGCAGCGCGGCTCGCGCGTCATGATCTCTTCGACTCGCATGCTCTCGAACCTCCGCCTCGGCCGGGCACGTAGCTCCCCGTCGATGCACGACGAGCACCGGGTCGGATGAGAGTCCGTCGCGAGTCGACGCCGCCCTCGTGAGCACGAGCAAGCGGGGCTGGGCCCCGCGCGC is a window encoding:
- a CDS encoding esterase/lipase family protein; this translates as MRRWRGLKALVHDAVDATTELVEEGHESTSRSVMRVLGAIEPLAEPARAVDEVRRVTTHGVLATIRAVNRAVEVVTDVGLDAAEHAVRMKGLPVEDPAVPMRSDALRTMRGIGDAAMGIVNGAIGDRLYARSNGLDLGMQLRHADTYLPLEAEVDRAAVARVLEGATSKIVVLVHGLMATEWSWCLESEAYWGDPAASFGTMLARDLGYTPIFARYNTGRHVSENGRRLAREIALLVDAYPVPIDEIVLVGHSMGGLVVRSACHYASEEGLVWTAKVKRVISLGSPHHGAPLERVGLVAARVLGAIDTPGTRIPARLIEARSAGIKDLGRGKLVDEDWLGRDPDALREDACREIPLLDHATYHFLSATVTEDRDHLVAKVIGDLLVLSPSACGERLAHRTFPIDVQHFGGVMHHQLQNHPAVYEQVRRACASEA
- a CDS encoding phosphoribosyltransferase → MRFEDRIDAGRQLARRLQHHRASGPVVVGLTRGGVPVAAEVARALGAELDALVVRKLGAPIQPELGMGAIAEGGGRWVDPSIVAITGTTEDELVDVETRERALMQRRITQYRAAKPRVPLRDRTVILVDDGIATGGTVRAALQSIRNEKPRSIVLAVPVAAVSTLEALEHLADEVVCVEPRHDLHAIGLWYRDFSQVDDGEVVAALRAARGGREQTTSP
- a CDS encoding LysR family transcriptional regulator, which translates into the protein MNLSAIDLNLLLMLHVVLEERSVTRAARRLHVTPPAISNALARLRAQLDDPLLVRSGRGLVATPRALELAPRLARAVGDLTLVVQGGESDPAESARELTLALADPDQIATLPRIVPTFAERLPRARLRVVSIDTLISTGGLAGGEIDAAIGPAEAANGLHTAPLYEEAGVLVARCGHPILRGKMTSERFRALRHVDVHLALGRGGVGHRVAEDALSRGGLARDIVVTVPTFTAAAMVVAQSDLVAGIPRRIAEALAPRLELVIMPIPIPAMRFEMQLLWHDRTHHDAVAARFRAAVIDAARPKKKRRGA
- a CDS encoding FAD-dependent oxidoreductase: MAVNIDITTIHWWETIAPPTIDSSAPRRVEMKALIIGGGIAGPVLATFLRRIGVEVSLREARRGAASSEGSFLGVAPNGMNVLKEIGVDHEVHARGAVCEGFQFLGAEGDRIATIDGRDHEDRYGARLVIAKRGDLHEVLLDRALRAGTDVRFGARLANLDRSDARFVVARFEDGTEETADFVIGCDGLRSRVRSIALPDSPAPAALGLVDFGGYARCDHAPLEVGWNVMLFGHRAFFGAFKRPDGEIWWFHNGASDAEGQGTTRERILALHEEDPEWVRDVIRATPQIAGPWTFHDIESLPSWHRGRVCVIGDAAHATSPSAGQGASLALEDAMELARCLRDAGEPTKAFAMLEARRRARVETIVKQARRNGSGKAVASPIARWARDRMLPFFLKLGASAQHEQYAYRVAWDAPAA
- a CDS encoding CBS domain-containing protein, with protein sequence MRVEEIMTREPRCCAPQDDVSTAARIMWEQDCGVVPVVDDAGAPVGMVTDRDICMAAYTRGAKLSDMSIESVMSRDVRTCRASDSIATAERTMSSAQVRRLAVVDDRGRVIGVVSLGDLARGRGKNPVRRTLEHLFADVARTLAAISQPRVERPAP